One segment of Streptomyces sp. YIM 121038 DNA contains the following:
- a CDS encoding DUF1707 domain-containing protein: MSAGPSTLIGDGDREAAATRLQEAYADGYIAHEEMDDRLQRALTARTREDLAAALASLPEPAAEAASTISAGSGRIKRRGAWRVPRTLKVASAFGKVHLDLSRAVIEHPVVDIELALGSGRAKITVPRDAIVDIGALQAGWKAPRYTAPRRTAPGGPTIRISGAMGFGRLKVRHARR, encoded by the coding sequence CTGTCCGCAGGCCCGTCGACCCTGATCGGCGATGGCGACCGCGAAGCGGCGGCCACGCGCCTTCAGGAGGCGTACGCCGACGGATACATCGCCCACGAGGAGATGGACGACCGCCTCCAGCGGGCGCTCACCGCCAGGACGCGGGAGGACCTGGCGGCGGCGCTGGCCTCGCTTCCGGAGCCGGCGGCGGAGGCCGCGTCCACGATCTCCGCCGGCAGCGGGCGGATCAAGCGGCGGGGCGCGTGGCGGGTGCCGAGGACCCTCAAGGTCGCGTCGGCGTTCGGCAAGGTGCACCTGGACCTGTCCCGGGCGGTGATCGAGCATCCGGTGGTGGACATCGAGCTGGCACTCGGCTCGGGCAGGGCCAAGATCACGGTGCCGCGCGACGCGATCGTCGACATCGGCGCACTGCAGGCCGGGTGGAAGGCGCCGCGCTACACGGCCCCGCGGCGCACCGCCCCCGGCGGGCCGACGATCCGGATCAGCGGAGCCATGGGGTTCGGGCGGCTGAAGGTCCGCCACGCCCGGCGCTGA
- a CDS encoding alpha/beta hydrolase, translated as MPTFSSYDGTKIAYHVSGAGSPLVCLPGGMRDSVYLGDLGGLSAHRELVMLDLRGTGRSEVPADLGSCRSDRLVADVEALREHLGLETMDLLAHCAGANVAVQYASEHPDRVGTLTLITPSVLAVGIEISADVRHRTARLRADEPWFPEAYAALEAITAGRATGGSWEAIAPFLHGRWDEAAQALQAADAEQKNSEVVRAFSAEGAFRPAETREALARFTAPVLLLAGEVDLNSPPPAMAELAALFPRAELVTQPGAGHHPWLDDAQLFVSTVTSFLD; from the coding sequence ATGCCTACGTTCTCCTCGTACGACGGAACCAAGATCGCGTACCACGTCTCCGGCGCCGGGTCGCCGCTGGTCTGCCTGCCCGGTGGCATGCGGGACTCCGTCTACCTCGGCGATCTCGGCGGGCTCTCCGCGCACCGGGAGCTGGTCATGCTCGACCTGCGCGGCACCGGCAGGTCCGAGGTCCCGGCGGACCTCGGCAGCTGCCGCAGCGACCGGCTCGTCGCGGACGTCGAGGCGCTGCGCGAGCACCTCGGCCTGGAGACCATGGACCTGCTCGCGCACTGCGCGGGCGCGAACGTGGCGGTTCAGTACGCGAGCGAGCACCCGGACCGCGTCGGCACCCTCACCCTGATCACGCCGAGCGTCCTGGCCGTCGGCATCGAGATCAGCGCGGACGTGCGCCACAGGACCGCGCGCCTTCGCGCCGACGAACCCTGGTTCCCCGAGGCGTACGCGGCCCTGGAGGCGATCACGGCCGGGCGGGCGACGGGCGGCTCCTGGGAGGCCATCGCCCCCTTCCTGCACGGCCGGTGGGACGAGGCCGCGCAGGCCCTCCAGGCCGCCGACGCGGAGCAGAAGAACAGCGAGGTCGTACGGGCCTTCAGCGCGGAGGGCGCCTTCCGCCCGGCCGAGACCCGCGAGGCGCTGGCCCGCTTCACCGCGCCGGTCCTGCTGCTCGCCGGAGAGGTCGACCTCAACTCCCCGCCCCCGGCCATGGCCGAACTCGCCGCACTGTTCCCGCGTGCCGAGCTGGTGACGCAGCCGGGCGCGGGACACCACCCGTGGCTCGACGACGCGCAGCTCTTCGTGAGCACCGTGACGTCGTTCCTGGACTGA
- a CDS encoding DUF3883 domain-containing protein: protein MTDHAYGARLREYALKVLHEWQLAPTWQPGLQLRAASLSNARDYAGRFLLELLQNAHDAHPKDRGDGRVHVLLDEDEGEAGTLYVANGGTPFTWSRVEAVCKFARSDKPIGEGIGNKGVGFRSILQITEAPEIYSAASARREPGPLDGYRFRFARRDDLVELLQDERTARKAHDELPPFQVPFPVTEVPAVCAELAALGHVTVVRLPLRGEAARDEVRLRLRDLAEARTPVMLFLDRLAGLTLEWRGGGEVRQVHELARAEEPFALPSGEPLPSGEPPPSRGPLPSEEAPRSGGSGQPGRPSRSGRPLRPAAPEALPSRAAEPHPVVPRPAEPHPEVALAQVTLEGAGEFLVARGQVSPERLRRTLAEATGLGLLDDAWLEWSEPAVIEVAVPLAAGKARRGQTYTFLPLGDGATAPLAAHVNAPFFTKMDRTGLDAEHPLNAMLFDALAETCLAAAERLRAAPDPRLRRLAVDLVSWESGRRKAGLLVTAARHVHGRELADVPLVPVLAADGAPPHTAWAAPRQAVLWPDHDLAVLTARRAHDAGAVVADPDVGGERLKRLAAVCKALGCPWEPAPEALAEHVERMIATLPLPGPGDTAEAWDGAYDDMAALFQDDGTVLRGRRILLADDGTLRHANGEVRPAGRGGRRARREAFFQPVRGDLGGEADALAVPAVLGKRLFSLHPGLTWTGTARHVRRQPARFFLEHAGLVRPFDVKGLLEHVRRALAESKDRKLRDQALRFVFRLWRSRRTTSGMAVGGLGLYVPSADGMPVRAAQAVFGRGWDGTCGDDLVVVVEAGQEASPSLKRIGRRLTAPPEAFLRRGETAQEWREFLREAGVGDGLSPVYAAHAVRREYGQDLVAARLVRLANVPPGVAAQWEPHIGRAASTAWYPQTPYEGSPAFWLPGQDVVGRLGESARLAYARLVLHGLAEWTDRYFTSTWSSAGSRRDDRERVRTPLAAFLREQPWLPVRGRGRTVRFVRPADAWYCPPGLDEEPLYAPGVDRRVRPLVEPQQTGARLRSLGLPTWDDPRDSVRLVAALGRLVADGEVGGEDRPAAQRANERAWKHLVRQTSGTLPDDACVLAEAGERLIAVRLSELGGPATASSTAGETPAASGDGPCGPGGPVSGPGGPHSVLYVSGERESLTARLVREMGRPLLVVPGVAAEAAARLGRPDGVRHVDDAAFSVTVDGEVVNAAALGEPLVDELPWLTLAAGVLADHVADGPRPSDAELAGLTATVRRIRLHRYRTWEIGLDGRPVTMPDRLGGVLPLPDPKHPLLLTRDADPGWAETARLAPALADLLGHRDFGIRLRLAALHLASCHADPRTPAPDELADALGVTRSQVEETGRRIDGAIGGVLERCFPFLVHLLGSAAAEDLTVPPPRDTREFQSALDGRGDELPLPPEEFIRLARTARDLDELRLLLDIDFAAFNETLGTLPRPGRISHAEAHEEAVRGHLDLHRKTLVNRLRRAAQDAFDAREPLPDWPVLRTLDWITAPKAWEYTVDTADTPLIASHIEAQLTLRLGAPAPREGAHLPPVDQVRSGNRRAVADAVADLVALVKAARHPPPEPLAGANPAEAVTGLLDAAGALDFRLLGPDDVVGWLAALGHWPDGMPATVDLDAHGLTTVALDRVRHAAEHERRAQERRRRTLSVGGRDIDLRADDLSDLTAALQGALDRGAIPALGGGRVAFTRPQELPPARRPSGGGRRGPGGRHGGADAGLSPAQRDAIGYMGEWYAYHWLCRGYPEADETSWVSSNRRRLFPGPAGDDGLGYDFAVGSGPRPLMFEVKATQGDGGRLELGESEVRAAQRHAAGDRWRLLVVTSVREPERVSVRMLPNPFGRRGRGRYREEGGALRFSYRW, encoded by the coding sequence ATGACTGACCATGCGTATGGGGCCCGGCTGCGGGAGTACGCGCTCAAGGTGCTGCACGAGTGGCAGCTGGCTCCGACCTGGCAGCCCGGTCTGCAACTGCGTGCCGCCTCGCTGAGCAACGCCCGGGACTACGCGGGGCGCTTCCTCCTGGAGCTGCTGCAGAACGCCCACGACGCGCACCCCAAGGACCGCGGCGACGGCCGGGTGCACGTCCTGCTCGACGAGGACGAAGGGGAGGCGGGCACGCTCTACGTCGCCAACGGCGGCACCCCCTTCACCTGGTCCAGGGTCGAGGCCGTGTGCAAGTTCGCCCGCAGCGACAAGCCGATCGGGGAGGGCATCGGCAACAAGGGTGTGGGGTTCCGCAGCATCCTCCAGATCACCGAGGCCCCGGAGATCTACAGCGCCGCGTCGGCGCGGCGGGAGCCCGGCCCGCTGGACGGCTACCGCTTCCGCTTCGCGCGCCGGGACGACCTGGTGGAACTGCTTCAGGACGAGCGGACGGCGCGCAAGGCCCATGACGAGCTGCCGCCGTTCCAGGTCCCGTTCCCCGTCACGGAGGTGCCCGCTGTCTGCGCGGAGCTCGCCGCCCTCGGGCACGTCACGGTGGTCCGGCTTCCGCTGCGCGGCGAGGCCGCCCGCGACGAGGTGCGGCTGCGCCTGCGGGACCTGGCCGAGGCCAGGACGCCGGTCATGCTCTTCCTCGACCGGCTCGCCGGACTGACGCTGGAGTGGCGGGGCGGCGGCGAGGTGCGGCAGGTGCATGAACTCGCCCGCGCGGAGGAGCCGTTCGCCCTCCCGTCGGGGGAGCCCCTCCCGTCGGGGGAGCCTCCCCCGTCGAGGGGGCCTCTCCCGTCGGAGGAGGCCCCCCGGTCAGGAGGGTCCGGACAGCCGGGAAGGCCCAGCCGGTCAGGAAGGCCCCTCCGGCCCGCCGCGCCCGAAGCGCTCCCGTCCCGCGCCGCCGAGCCCCACCCCGTGGTGCCCCGCCCCGCCGAGCCCCACCCCGAAGTCGCCCTGGCCCAAGTCACCCTGGAAGGGGCCGGGGAGTTCCTCGTCGCCCGCGGCCAGGTCTCGCCCGAGCGGCTGCGGCGCACCCTCGCCGAGGCGACCGGCCTCGGCCTCCTCGACGACGCCTGGCTGGAGTGGAGCGAACCCGCCGTCATCGAGGTCGCGGTGCCGCTCGCCGCGGGCAAGGCGCGCCGCGGCCAGACGTACACGTTCCTGCCGCTGGGCGACGGCGCGACCGCGCCCCTCGCCGCCCACGTCAACGCGCCGTTCTTCACCAAGATGGACCGGACGGGCCTCGACGCCGAACACCCCCTGAACGCCATGCTGTTCGACGCGCTCGCCGAGACCTGCCTCGCGGCCGCCGAGCGCCTGCGCGCGGCACCGGACCCGCGGCTGCGCCGCCTCGCCGTGGACCTGGTGAGCTGGGAGTCCGGCAGGCGCAAGGCCGGTCTCCTCGTCACGGCGGCCCGGCACGTGCACGGCCGCGAACTGGCCGACGTGCCGCTCGTCCCCGTGCTCGCCGCCGACGGCGCGCCCCCGCACACCGCCTGGGCCGCGCCCCGGCAGGCCGTCCTGTGGCCCGACCACGACCTGGCCGTCCTCACCGCGCGGCGCGCCCACGACGCCGGTGCCGTGGTCGCGGACCCGGACGTCGGCGGCGAGCGGCTCAAGCGCCTCGCCGCCGTCTGCAAGGCCCTCGGCTGCCCCTGGGAACCCGCGCCCGAGGCGCTCGCCGAACACGTGGAGCGCATGATCGCCACGCTTCCGCTGCCCGGGCCCGGCGACACCGCCGAGGCGTGGGACGGCGCGTACGACGACATGGCGGCCCTCTTCCAGGACGACGGCACCGTCCTGCGCGGGCGGCGGATCCTCCTGGCCGACGACGGGACGCTGCGGCACGCGAACGGCGAGGTGCGGCCCGCGGGGCGCGGCGGGCGCCGGGCCCGACGCGAGGCCTTCTTCCAGCCGGTGCGCGGCGACCTCGGCGGCGAGGCGGACGCCCTCGCCGTCCCCGCCGTGCTCGGCAAGCGGCTCTTCTCCCTGCACCCCGGCCTGACCTGGACCGGCACGGCGCGGCACGTCCGCCGCCAGCCCGCCCGCTTCTTCCTCGAACACGCCGGTCTGGTACGCCCCTTCGACGTGAAGGGCCTGCTGGAACACGTGCGCAGGGCCCTCGCGGAGAGCAAGGACCGCAAGCTGCGCGACCAGGCGCTCCGCTTCGTCTTCCGGCTGTGGCGCTCCCGCCGCACGACGAGCGGGATGGCCGTCGGCGGCCTGGGCCTCTACGTGCCCTCCGCCGACGGGATGCCGGTCAGGGCCGCCCAAGCGGTCTTCGGCCGGGGTTGGGACGGCACCTGCGGGGACGACCTCGTCGTCGTGGTCGAAGCGGGCCAGGAGGCCTCCCCGAGCCTCAAGCGGATCGGCAGGCGCCTGACCGCCCCGCCGGAGGCGTTCCTCAGGCGCGGCGAAACCGCCCAGGAGTGGCGGGAGTTCCTCCGCGAAGCAGGCGTGGGCGACGGCCTCTCGCCGGTGTACGCCGCCCACGCCGTGCGCCGCGAGTACGGCCAGGACCTGGTCGCCGCCCGCCTGGTGCGCCTCGCCAACGTGCCCCCGGGGGTGGCCGCGCAGTGGGAGCCGCACATCGGCAGGGCCGCCTCCACCGCCTGGTACCCGCAGACGCCCTACGAGGGCAGCCCCGCCTTTTGGCTGCCGGGGCAGGACGTCGTCGGACGGCTCGGCGAGAGCGCCCGCCTCGCGTACGCGCGACTGGTCCTGCACGGCCTCGCCGAGTGGACGGACCGGTACTTCACCAGCACGTGGTCCAGCGCGGGCAGCCGCAGGGACGACCGGGAGCGGGTGCGGACCCCGCTGGCCGCCTTCCTCAGGGAGCAGCCGTGGCTCCCGGTGCGCGGACGCGGCAGGACCGTGCGGTTCGTACGCCCCGCCGACGCCTGGTACTGCCCGCCGGGACTCGACGAGGAGCCGCTGTACGCGCCGGGCGTCGACCGTCGCGTCCGCCCCCTCGTCGAACCGCAGCAGACCGGCGCGCGGCTGCGCTCCCTGGGGCTTCCGACGTGGGACGACCCCCGCGACAGCGTCCGGCTCGTCGCCGCGCTCGGGCGGCTCGTCGCCGACGGCGAGGTCGGCGGCGAGGACCGGCCCGCCGCGCAGCGCGCCAACGAACGCGCCTGGAAGCACCTCGTCAGGCAGACGTCCGGCACCCTGCCGGACGACGCGTGCGTCCTCGCCGAGGCGGGGGAGCGGCTGATCGCGGTGCGGCTCTCCGAACTGGGCGGCCCGGCCACCGCGTCCTCCACGGCCGGGGAGACGCCTGCCGCATCCGGCGACGGGCCCTGCGGCCCCGGCGGCCCGGTTTCCGGCCCCGGCGGCCCGCACTCCGTGCTGTACGTCAGCGGCGAGCGCGAAAGCCTCACCGCCCGGCTCGTACGGGAGATGGGGCGGCCGCTGCTCGTCGTGCCCGGCGTCGCCGCCGAGGCCGCCGCGCGCCTCGGCCGCCCGGACGGGGTCCGGCACGTCGACGACGCCGCGTTCTCCGTGACCGTGGACGGCGAGGTCGTGAACGCGGCCGCCCTCGGCGAGCCCCTCGTCGACGAGCTGCCCTGGCTCACCCTCGCGGCGGGCGTGCTCGCCGACCACGTGGCGGACGGCCCCCGGCCGAGCGACGCCGAACTGGCCGGGCTGACCGCCACGGTCCGCCGGATCCGCCTGCACCGCTACCGCACCTGGGAGATCGGGCTCGACGGCAGGCCGGTCACCATGCCGGACCGGCTCGGCGGGGTCCTGCCCCTGCCCGACCCCAAGCACCCGCTGCTCCTCACCCGGGACGCCGACCCCGGCTGGGCGGAGACGGCCCGGCTCGCACCCGCCCTCGCCGATCTGCTCGGCCACCGCGACTTCGGCATCCGGCTGCGCCTCGCGGCCCTCCACCTCGCCTCCTGCCACGCCGATCCGCGCACGCCCGCGCCGGACGAACTCGCCGACGCCCTCGGCGTCACGCGCTCCCAGGTCGAGGAGACGGGTCGCCGCATCGACGGAGCCATCGGCGGGGTCCTGGAGCGCTGCTTCCCCTTCCTCGTCCACCTCCTCGGCTCCGCCGCGGCCGAGGACCTGACCGTGCCGCCGCCCCGCGACACCAGGGAGTTCCAGAGCGCCCTCGACGGCCGCGGCGACGAACTGCCCCTGCCTCCGGAGGAGTTCATCCGCCTGGCCCGCACGGCCCGCGACCTCGACGAGCTGCGGCTGCTCCTGGACATCGACTTCGCCGCGTTCAACGAGACCCTGGGCACCCTGCCGCGCCCCGGCCGCATCAGCCACGCCGAGGCCCACGAAGAGGCGGTGCGCGGGCATCTTGACCTGCACCGCAAGACCCTCGTGAACCGGCTGCGCCGGGCCGCGCAGGACGCCTTCGACGCGCGCGAGCCGCTGCCGGACTGGCCGGTGCTGCGCACCCTGGACTGGATCACGGCCCCAAAGGCGTGGGAGTACACCGTGGACACCGCCGACACCCCGCTGATCGCGTCCCACATCGAGGCCCAGCTCACGCTGCGCCTGGGCGCGCCCGCTCCCCGCGAGGGCGCCCACCTGCCCCCGGTCGACCAGGTCCGCAGCGGCAACCGCCGCGCGGTCGCCGACGCCGTCGCGGACCTCGTGGCCCTGGTGAAGGCGGCCCGGCACCCCCCGCCCGAACCCCTGGCCGGGGCGAACCCGGCCGAGGCCGTCACCGGCCTCCTCGACGCGGCCGGAGCCCTGGACTTCCGGCTCCTCGGCCCGGACGACGTCGTCGGCTGGCTCGCCGCGCTCGGCCACTGGCCGGACGGCATGCCCGCGACCGTCGACCTCGACGCCCACGGGCTCACCACGGTCGCCCTGGACCGGGTGCGGCACGCGGCGGAGCACGAGCGCCGCGCACAGGAGCGCCGCCGGCGCACCCTCTCCGTCGGCGGCAGGGACATCGACCTGCGCGCGGACGACCTCAGCGACCTGACCGCCGCACTCCAGGGCGCCCTGGACCGGGGCGCCATCCCCGCCCTCGGCGGCGGCCGCGTCGCCTTCACCCGACCCCAGGAACTGCCGCCCGCCCGCCGCCCGTCCGGCGGCGGGCGGCGCGGGCCCGGCGGCCGCCACGGCGGCGCGGACGCCGGGCTCTCCCCGGCCCAGCGCGACGCCATCGGATACATGGGGGAGTGGTACGCCTACCACTGGCTGTGCCGGGGCTACCCCGAGGCGGACGAGACGAGCTGGGTGTCCTCGAACCGCAGGCGGCTCTTCCCCGGCCCGGCGGGCGACGACGGCCTCGGCTACGACTTCGCGGTGGGCTCCGGCCCGCGGCCCTTGATGTTCGAGGTGAAGGCGACCCAGGGGGACGGCGGCCGCCTTGAGCTCGGCGAGAGCGAGGTCCGCGCGGCCCAGCGGCACGCGGCGGGCGACCGCTGGCGGCTCCTGGTGGTCACCTCGGTCCGGGAGCCGGAGCGGGTGAGCGTCCGCATGCTCCCGAACCCCTTCGGCAGACGGGGCCGCGGCCGCTACCGGGAGGAGGGCGGCGCCCTGCGCTTCTCCTACCGGTGGTGA